The DNA region CGATCTGTAGAGACGCAAAACTCCTCAGGCAATGGAAACGAGGTCATCCTGCAGGTCCTGCATTCGTATCTGTTTCATGTTTGTGTGCCGCACCGTGACGGGCATGGTGATACCACACTCACACACTGATAGATTCGTTACTattctcctcatccacctaTCAATCACACAGCAAGTGCAAAAAGAAACCCCTATTTATCTTGGTCATCTTGGTTGCCTTGCGACTCAGTCATTACAAGCTTCTCCCTTGAAGTTGCAGGTATCATGTCGACAAAAGCGCCGAACACTAATCGAGGTTTAGGAACTCTAGTGGACAGCTATGTTCGCAAAAGACTCCGTCGTGACATTCACCCTGCGCTTGCCAAGGTGCGGGACAAATCTGAGGCAGAATCAACATTCCTGAAAGCCACAGGCACTGAACTCCGAGTATCGTGTCATACAGCTGTAGGTGCGAGCGAAGATGGAAACCAGAGCCCAACGTCCGTTGCCATGGTGGCAGGCGAAAATGACTGCGGCATCTCTCTGTAGGTCCATGACCCAATCTTAAGACTCACCCAATGGTGTTATTGACATGGAAGTAGTGAAGAGATATACCGAGATGCCACACAAGAAGAGCTGCGGTTTCAATTAGCAATCGCTGATTATGAGAAGCTAACATCAGGACCAAAATTCGGTTCAGGaatcaccaccaagcctTCGTTTACTTGGCAAGATGTCTTGGAAGAGGCCCAGCGGGCTGCAGACACGTATTCGGAGGCTTCTGGAATGTGGAACAAGATTCGAAAGGGTCTTTGCAGCTTCGGGCGAAATGCAAAGGCTTTCGATGCCTGGGCCAGCTTGCTACCGTCTCAGTCCGAATACCTATCTGTTCTGTGCGGAGGATTGAAGTTTATCCTTGGGGTTTGTATTTCCTGGTGATCTGATTAGGTAGCCTTAATCTTCCGCGACGTACTGATGTCTTTCATTCTCAGGCTGCTGCACGCTTGCACGAACTCAATTCGGATGTTTGTGATGCTCTGGCGGAAATTCCGATTCTGTTAAAAAGCACACATCTGGTGTTGGGGATCTTCAAACGCTCCAAGGACCTCCATCAAGCAAGTGCGGACCTTTATTCTGCGATAATAGCAGCACTGCATCACATTGTTTTGTGGTATAGAGAGAAAGCCATCAGTGAGTACACATTCCCTCTCTCCATTCTCTTCCGCATTGCTGAAACTAAATGCTATCCAGGAACGCTTTTCAAGAGTATCCTAAAGCAGGACGCATATGCTATACAACTTACAGAGCTCCTCAGCCACGTTCGCCAACAAGCTGACCGCTTCGAACATGTTGTTCGTCTCAACTCTTATTCAAGAAGGATGTTTGTTGACTTTGCTGGTATCCCATTGGAGAGATGTTACACTTAACTGGCTTACCTACTGCGTATACAGCTTGAAATATACTTGGGCAATTCCCCACAAACAGAAACATGGACATGTGATCAAATATCAGTGGTGAAGTTGGCAATTATATATACTCCTGCCACTTCCACGCCTAGACCCTGCTCGACTCAACAACTGGCTTCTAGCTACAGtgaaagaaaacaaagatGCAGAAGATAGCTCTGAGACGCAAAACAAGCTTCCTGTAAATCAGCACTCTCGAGATCGCTCTCGGCTTATAGCACTTCTTCATACCCATTATCTCGAATTCATCTAAAAGCCCCAGTCCAAAACCTCGGTGTAGTccttctcaacctcgacctcaCGGCCAACAATGGCACCGCTGCGAACCTTGAGCGTCTTGACGGTGTCGTCGAAGCAATCACCGGTGACACTTGGGCCGCAAAGAGGAAGAACCTCACGGGTAGACATGTCGCAGAACTTACCCTCGTGCAGAGAGACGAGATCGGGCCCCCTGGAGCTGTCGCTTCCGCAGAGGGTGACGGCGCTGTGCTCAGGGCGGGAAGAGCGGACAAGACGGGTCTCGTTGAAGGCAGGGCGGGAGCCGGCGAGCTTCTCACGCTCCTCGCTTCCGGGCTTCACGGGACCAACGGCGATGCCCTGCTGGGGCTCGCTGCTGCGACCGGCGAGGCCTCTCTTGCGGGGGGTGACCCAGTAAgagatggtgttgggctCCCAGTTGGTGTACCACTTGAGAGAGGGGTTGCTGGCGCAGTAGCTAGATTTGAGGTTAGATGTGATTtagggggtgaggaggggtggggatAGTGAACTTACTAGCCGACGTTCTTGCCTCTGTTCCGAGATTCATCAGCAAACTCATGAATATGAGTCTGGAAGGCTGTCTTGGGCCTGTCGCCATTGCGATCGATCCAGGCGCAGTTGAGGGTCTTGCCGCTCTGGACGATGTTGGAATAATACCTATGAGTTTGTTAGGCACTGGTCCTATTGCTCGCAGACGACAAAGAGTATCTCTTACCAGTCCTGGTTGCAGGACGAGCTGTCCGCCCAGTTACCAACCCAGCCGTACTTGGACCCGTCGGCCCagctgttggtgatgtaCGCGATGCAGATCGCATCGTCGTTGCCCGTGAACAGGGCGTACGTGGGCTGATGGGGCTGGGACAGCTGGACCGTCACGTCCTTGAAGGAGCCGTGGTTGATCTTGCCAGGGTCATACTTGGCACCGATGAACTGGCCGGCCTCATTCCAGACACGGATATCGGGcgcatcaccaccggcgtTCGAGAGGCCTCTCGGACCATCAAGACCGACGTGGATGCGGAACTTGGTCTCATACTGGTTGGGCCTGTCCGGGATGTTGGATTGGATGAACCCCAGAACGGTGAGGATTCCCGAGAAGACTCCAAAAGCGGTAGCCATGATGAACAGGAGAGGATGTGATGGTCGGTGGGTTGAAGTTGAGAGTTCTTGAAGGGCAAGCTGCTGGGTGCTGATCAATTCGAACCACCTTGAGACGTCTTGAGCCTCCTTTATATACAGTTTCGTCTTGCTGCCTACGTCTCTCTCATCCTTGACAACTGCAAGACCTTGTCATACAAGTTGGTGCTTGCTGCGGCGCAGTCAAGGCTTCGTCCTCTTCTCGAGATGTTCATGGCCATAGAAATCCCAACCCTAGTCCCAGGACGACTCTGAATTCGCAGCATTTTCTTGTTTGGGAAGCTATACGAGAGGCAGAGATAGAATCTTCGGGTCTATCAACTGGCAGGATTGTGATCAAGCGTGGCTAGTGTAGGAATGTCATGTCGACAGACCCAACATGCATACCCAGCGCTTACTGAGGAGTAGAGGATACTCTTGGCCCTCCTAAACCCTGACCGAAAGCCTGGGTCTTTGTTTTATTTTGCCTTATCCCAAGGCAGGGCCTTTAGGTAAAGTACCTTGCAAAGTAGACTCTGCTTTGCCCTTGGGTGAAAGGCATTGATCTCATAGCACATCTTCACAAAAAGAGATACTTCATCGATGCAATACGCCGAGGGTGTCGACATTTACCTGAACCAGCACCGACATTCATCGTTTGCTTTGACCAAACCGCCATGGGCGTATGCCAACCAAACAGGAGGGCTGGTCAACGCGGTCTTCGGCCGGATGTACTCTTCAAGTTAGCATCAAGTTAGCCAAGCCTGCTGTTGGGCGTTCCCCTTTAGACTATTGATTTTCCCTGCATCCACGAATCGTGCTCGGTAAGGTATTCCAAATCCATGGTTGGGAGGGTTTTACCCCACTGATTGACATACACCTAGTCCATACCTAATGCATGAACGTTGAAGTTATGTAAGTCAGCCAAGTATTCACACTTGATTATACACCCCTCTCACAACTCTAAAAAAGCCGGACCGCCATTAATTCGAATACCTCTCCGAATTTCAATGGCATCTTTCCCCATCCTACATCAGGTCGATGCGATCAACGGTTTTGATACTGCTTAATCTGGAAACTCGTGAAGAACTTGTGAAGTCTTTGTTGGCCAAGACAATATGAAGTGGAACTCATGGACCACCGCCTGCCTCAACTGCAACAAAAGCTCAGACAACTCGAGCCGGCTCGGCGTATCCGGCCTTCAGAGGCCTAGTTGGCGGAGGTCAGACAGTCTCAGATTTTGGTATACCTGACCAATGATATTCCCTGATTTTAGCAACTGTCCAATCATGTCCCATGGAACAAACCCTTAGCGGCGGCGTATCAGAGATCCTACAACACTACAAGCCAAGGCACGATGTCCCATAACAGCAAATGCTGAGTGGATTTATACGCAGTAAAGATCTGTCGCTTACACAAATGCTCCACAGCGACTGGACCCCTGATGCAAGGCTGACAAGACAAGTGCTTACTTTTGTGCCTCCGCATTCGTTGAGTTTCTTCTTGTCATGGCTTTCACTTTAGCTAAGATCTACAACGTTGATCACACGACCCGCCTACCCGCCGGAGCCGCCCCAGCGGGCAATGCGTTCGCTCGCAgctggttgatgaagaaacAAAACGTGTTGGCCGAGTGGGTGTCCGCTTTGCCAAGTtaacggggaggaggagcataACCCGGAGCGTAGCATTCAGGCTCGGTGAGTCCCAAAGCACAGAAAACAGTCAGTCTAACGTTGATGCAGGGTCCTTTTTCGTGACGAGGACCCTTTCTTGGCGGTAGGGCTGAGTCAAATAAGTGTAATAACACGTCCCTGAACAAAAACTTCGTGAGTCGCATCTgcccatctccctcacctgTGGGCAACAGGAAAAAAATTTAATGCTTTCCCCCAAACTTCTCGTTCTGGCGGCCTTGTCGTCGGCCTCGGTGGCCTTTGATCCTGCCACAGACACAACCTGCAACGACCAAGGAATCTGCCTGTCTTCTTTTGTTTGGTGTGACAAGAATGGACAGTCGTGCTCCTACCCAGAGGGCGCGTCCGCGTTGATCCCGTCCAGCACCGCGGCGTCGTACGCTGTGCTTTATCACCATGTCGAGTACGAGATTCGCTGGCGTCAGGCCAAGCGGGATACTGATGTTTTGATCGAATGGCTGTTTGATGGGAGCCCCTTtcagagcgaggaggagaagtcGGCTCGTGAGCTTCCTGTTATGTGGAGTACCAGTGCGTGATCCTTCACCCTCTTGTATGGAACAAAAACATTTGGCTAACTTTGTTCCATCTAGACGTGACAACCTCGAGCACTGATGGATCCTTCACTTTTGATCCGTTCACCATCCTAAAGGACTTCCCCACGCGGCACGCGCCTAACATGTCCGCCGGGGAGGCCGCGTCTTCGGCGAGTGGTATGGCCAACACCATCCGCCTCAGCCAGCCCGGTTCCGGCTTCCCGGAGGTTTACACCGATCAGTTCAGTGTCCAGTCGGGCTGGGCTCATCAGCTGGTGAGGAACATccgcgaggaggaggcggatgttCGTGCGGATGAGAAGCGAAAGATGAgacttggggttgggattggtgTCGGTTTGGGAGTTCCGTTGCTGTCTGCCGTGATGTGGTGGGCTGGTTCAAGACACGGGGCTTCCAGGGCGACTCGCTCCGTCGAGGGCAAATAAATGAGCTGCAAGTGAAGCTATGGGACTGGGTATAGAGTGCTCATTGGTCAATGAGAGCCGGGTACTCATGTTGCCTGTTTTTCGAAGACAAGCATCGTCACAGAGTGACACGATGCAAGCCGACTGAGACGGAGATGGATGTCACGGATGGTAACGGAGTGCTTGAAATGGCCTGGGTTGTTTGGAGTCTGACATTGACAAATCCACGTATATATTCCCTATAACCGACATTTTGACACCCCCTGATCGAAGACCCGAAGCCTGCTCCTCATAAGTAAAAGCGCTTTCTCCttccacctcatcatcaacatccagctccaccatcatcctcgaaTGACCCCCTCTTTTCCCTCGAACAACCCGCTTGATaatcccctttcccttcttaTCCTTCCTCGTAATCTCAAACTCCTTCCGCGCATAGTCTGACTTCCTATCCAGCGCCATCTCAGCCAACGCCTTGCCAAGCAAAGGAACAAACTTCATGGCCCAACCCGCGGTGAAAACCACAACGCTTTTTTCAGCTCCTCCTGCTAGATACTCCTTTGGCAGGTAATCAAGTACAAACATATTGTCAAAGACATTAGTCTGCAAACAGCTCAGCGTAAAAGCCGGTACGGTAGTATTAACACCGATAACGTGCTTCTTGATAAACTCCTGCGTGTCCCGGATGTCAGCCGGGTTCACGACATTGGTCAGACGTTCACTGGGGTCCTTGATGTAGCGGGTGGCTGTGTCGACGGCGATGTGAGTGACGTTAGGGGGGCCTCAGGGGACGGTGGGGAATCCGTAGAAGAGCTGGGATCGCCGGTGTTTGTTGGGGGCGAATTGGAACCACATGCTAGGGAAGATGGTGCTGTTGAGtccgggggtggtgttgaagtaTGAGGCGACCATTTCCCAGATGTCGAGATCGAGGGAGATGCCGAAGCTGGGTCGTAGGACGTGGTTGACGTAGGCGCCAGAGGCAATGACGATCTTGGCTTTGAAAAGTGCCGGGTCAGTGTCGTGACGGATGGCGTGGACCTCCCAGATGGTcttgtcggtggtggagggaaTGATGCGCTCGACGCGGGTGTGCTGTTTGGCCTCGGCGCCGTAATCTTTGGCTAGGCTGAGAAGGCTGCGCAAGAGAAGCTGGACGTTGATGACGCCGTTGTCGGGGGCGAAGAGACCGATCCATTCAGGGGGCAGATTTTTGAAGGGGTAGCGCTCTTCGATATCCTTGGCCGTTACTGAGAACAAAGGGCTTCTAGTGTTCAGTACTATGGATGTTGAAGATCATGAACTCTTTCATTCTGGGTAAGACATCCCAAGCCGCTCTAAATTGGGCACCGGACCCATTAGAGTCCCTTCAGGGCTGTCACCACCAAAGTTCTTGTCTCCAAAGTTGAGCAAGCCGCTCATCCAGCGGAGAGACGAGCCCGAGTCCTTCTCGAGTTTGTCCCAAAGTTTCATGGCGTCCTTTGCGAGGTCGGCCATGGAGTCCTCCGTGTATATGGTACGGGGCATGCGGGCGAGATCATTCGAGCTTCCAGCTTGATTGAAAAAGTTGTTCTGCTCCAGTACGATGACGCTCGCACCTATTTTGCCCCCTCGTACGCGGCGGCGAGCCCGACTGGGCCGCCTCCCACCACGACGACGTCAAAGACTTCCGTGAGCATGTTAATGAATAGTTTGCTGAAGTCGCCAAGGCTGTTTGTGTGAGGGATGTATGAATGGGATGAAAATGAACAGGTTCGGCTCAACAAATATAAGGACATCTTGGCCTTCCTGTGAGCATTTTGAGCCCTGCATTCACTAGGACCCGAGTTTCTGCACCTCTCTGTCGGAGTTGTTCTCCGCTCGCCTCATCTCAGACCATACTTGTGGTTCTAGACTTTCGGGCTTGCAGCTTCAAAGCTGCCCAACCATGTCGAGTTTGATGCCCTACGTCAAATTGACAAATATTTTGGGCTTTATAGACCTTGGCTGCTTAATTCCATGCGGTGATAACTGAGGGCAACCAATACCATGTGGAATGTACTTTCTCACAAAAATGTGGCATAGCTGTTTCAGTGTTGTTTTCTGACAGTGGCTAGCTGAAAGCGCAGTCATTATGATTCTTGTTGTGGCAGAAGCGGCAATGACGTTTTGTGAGAACCAGTGGATTCCATCCAGGTTTATAACTGGGTGAATGGAGAGTAGCAGCCCGACTTTCTGTTTCCATGTGTACATCTCTCTGCTTATTCTCTGTTTGCTCCCTGCCCAAAGTGAACCGCCATGAGCACCACCACTACGACTAGCATCAAGGCTCGCTGGGCTCAGCGGCTCATCCGCATCAAGCTTGCGGCGGAACTCAACGCCCTTCAGGAGAAGGAGTCATTCAGAGGTGGTCACCCAGAGGGCGGTCTGGCAGGTTGGCTTCCAATCTCCAGCACAGAAGGACCTTTCACCTGGGACAACCTGCCTCATGATATAAGTCTTGAACACGACGAGGGCCATCGTCATTTCcacgatggcgatggcgctGGCGACTTTACCCTGCCAGCTCACAAAGTCTGCATTGTAGGCGCCGGTGTCGCGGGCCTCTACATCGCGATGCTCCTCGACAGCTTGAAGATTAGTTATGGTATCCTCGAGGCTAACCCGAACCGTTTGGGCGGACGTTGTTATACGTACCGCTTCAGCGAGGAACCACACGATTACTACGACTGGCGCCATGCGATACCCCAAGATTCCCACCATGCAACGCACCTTCGACCTGTTCGAACTCACCAAGATGCCCTTGATCCCATACTACCTGGATGGCCCAGCAAACCCCAAGCTCTTCAATGACCGTTTCTTCGCTCACGGCGTCATTGACCCCTATCATGTGAGCAGAAGAAACGGTGGCGGCGTCCCcgatgatgttgtcgacAATGTTGACAAGCTTCTCAATGATGCTTTCGGACCATACAAAGACGAACTTGCCAAGGATTTCGACAAGGGGTTCGACAATCTGATGACGGTTGACGACTACAGCACCCGCGAGTTCCTAAGACGAGGCGGCCCAGACGGAACGCTGCCCAAGTA from Podospora pseudopauciseta strain CBS 411.78 chromosome 6, whole genome shotgun sequence includes:
- a CDS encoding hypothetical protein (EggNog:ENOG503P1F4), translating into MSTKAPNTNRGLGTLVDSYVRKRLRRDIHPALAKVRDKSEAESTFLKATGTELRVSCHTAVGASEDGNQSPTSVAMVAGENDCGISLEEIYRDATQEELRFQLAIADYEKLTSGPKFGSGITTKPSFTWQDVLEEAQRAADTYSEASGMWNKIRKGLCSFGRNAKAFDAWASLLPSQSEYLSVLCGGLKFILGAAARLHELNSDVCDALAEIPILLKSTHLVLGIFKRSKDLHQASADLYSAIIAALHHIVLWYREKAIRTLFKSILKQDAYAIQLTELLSHVRQQADRFEHVVRLNSYSRRMFVDFAGIPLERCYT
- a CDS encoding hypothetical protein (EggNog:ENOG503P1UX); this translates as MATAFGVFSGILTVLGFIQSNIPDRPNQYETKFRIHVGLDGPRGLSNAGGDAPDIRVWNEAGQFIGAKYDPGKINHGSFKDVTVQLSQPHQPTYALFTGNDDAICIAYITNSWADGSKYGWVGNWADSSSCNQDWYYSNIVQSGKTLNCAWIDRNGDRPKTAFQTHIHEFADESRNRGKNVGYYCASNPSLKWYTNWEPNTISYWVTPRKRGLAGRSSEPQQGIAVGPVKPGSEEREKLAGSRPAFNETRLVRSSRPEHSAVTLCGSDSSRGPDLVSLHEGKFCDMSTREVLPLCGPSVTGDCFDDTVKTLKVRSGAIVGREVEVEKDYTEVLDWGF
- a CDS encoding hypothetical protein (EggNog:ENOG503PFM9); the encoded protein is MLSPKLLVLAALSSASVAFDPATDTTCNDQGICLSSFVWCDKNGQSCSYPEGASALIPSSTAASYAVLYHHVEYEIRWRQAKRDTDVLIEWLFDGSPFQSEEEKSARELPVMWSTNVTTSSTDGSFTFDPFTILKDFPTRHAPNMSAGEAASSASGMANTIRLSQPGSGFPEVYTDQFSVQSGWAHQLVRNIREEEADVRADEKRKMRLGVGIGVGLGVPLLSAVMWWAGSRHGASRATRSVEGK
- a CDS encoding hypothetical protein (EggNog:ENOG503P9ZE; COG:E) yields the protein MPRTIYTEDSMADLAKDAMKLWDKLEKDSGSSLRWMSGLLNFGDKNFGGDSPEGTLMVTAKDIEERYPFKNLPPEWIGLFAPDNGVINVQLLLRSLLSLAKDYGAEAKQHTRVERIIPSTTDKTIWEVHAIRHDTDPALFKAKIVIASGAYVNHVLRPSFGISLDLDIWEMVASYFNTTPGLNSTIFPSMWFQFAPNKHRRSQLFYGFPTDPSERLTNVVNPADIRDTQEFIKKHVIGVNTTVPAFTLSCLQTNVFDNMFVLDYLPKEYLAGGAEKSVVVFTAGWAMKFVPLLGKALAEMALDRKSDYARKEFEITRKDKKGKGIIKRVVRGKRGGHSRMMVELDVDDEVEGESAFTYEEQASGLRSGGVKMSVIGNIYVDLSMSDSKQPRPFQALRYHP